The Papaver somniferum cultivar HN1 chromosome 3, ASM357369v1, whole genome shotgun sequence genome includes a region encoding these proteins:
- the LOC113359652 gene encoding uncharacterized protein LOC113359652, translating to MKTHQQHLTSTLSLLKEHSLCAKLSKCYFGQSQIEYLGHIINGEGVVADPEKISCMKNWTTPKTTKELRGFLGLTGYYRKFVKGYGIIYKPLTDLLKKNNFLWNEAALLSFEQLKEAMITTHVLVLPDFSKSFELSTDACDKG from the coding sequence ATGAAGACTCACCAACAACATCTCACTTCAACTCTGTCTCTTCTCAAGGAACACTCTCTTTGTGCCAAGTTAAGTAAATGCTATTTTGGACAGTCACAAATTGAGTACCTGGGTCACATCATAAATGGGGAAGGAGTAGTTGCAGACCCTGAGAAAATCTCTTGTATGAAGAATTGGACTACACCAAAGACTACCAAGGAATTGAGAGGGTTCTTGGGCCTTACAGGGTATTACAGGAAGTTTGTAAAGGGGTATGGAATAATTTATAAGCCTCTAACTGACTTGCTTAAGAAGAATAACTTCCTATGGAATGAAGCAGCCCTACTGTCATTTGAACAACTGAAAGAAGCTATGATAACCACTCATGTGCTTGTATTACCAGATTTCTCAAAGTCATTTGAGTTGTCCACTGATGCTTGTGACAAAGGGTAG
- the LOC113359653 gene encoding uncharacterized protein LOC113359653: protein MSRRGTRRRTGTGRGSTGNGGPIDGDEPQLGNQTVNRLATFQLTEDAHIWWTSASRGLDHATMIWTDFIRMFDDKYFPQSIRNAKEREFLAFNQGTLSVTENIVANHMIDTYVRDVECVRDLEQDFLAHKRDEEYLKNDNKVDRASKVSSGQHGSGKNHQTQNVTQQGVHPGNKRKGHWNQWNRGQKNGGNERAIVSAEGEVVSAKPINFYGFCYNCRERGHKASECTKDKPRGQGQLFVVQPRETGNTTLGGTFFILSETVSILFDTEATHSFISAKLVGMINLSVNLADLYVLEMVPYDVILGMVWLSSNFVQLDCAERTITFAKPGQSKVVVQLTSRNLFVEAFLSHIEGELVDNEFLQIASIPVVSDFADFFRQVPGLPPSRQVTIRNKYPLPRINDLFDQLKGVIWFSKIDLRSGYHQLLVREKDISKTAFLTRYSSYEFLVMPFGLTNVPAIFMDLMDRVFRNFIDRFVIVFIDDILVYFKTREQHVEYLRFVLQTSIEHHLFAKFSKCEFWQQSVEFLGHMIFESGVSVDPSKIEAVLSWKQPTTVQRFEFFLV from the exons ATGTCAAGGCGTGGTACTAGGAGACGTACTGGTACTGGAAGAGGTAGCACCGGAAATGGTGGTCCTATTGATGGAGATGAACCACAATTAGGAAATCAGACTGTGAAT AGATTAGCTACTTTTCAGCTCACTGAAGATGCTCATATTTGGTGGACTTCAGCATCACGTGGCTTGGATCATGCTACCATGATATGGACAGACTTCATTCGTATGTTTGATGACAAATATTTCCCTCAGAGTATTCGAAATGCTAAGGAGAGAGAGTTTCTTGCATTTAATCAGGGTACTTTATCTGTTACAGA GAATATTGTTGCAAATCATATGATTGACACATATGTTAGGGATGTTGAATGTGTCAGAGATCTCGAGCAAGATTTCTTGGCTCATAAGAGGGATGAGGAATACTTGAAGAATGACAATAAGGTTGACCGTGCATCAAAGGTTTCTTCAGGTCAACATGGAAGTGGTAAGAACCACCAGACCCAGAATGTCACTCAACAAGGTGTTCATCCAGGGAATAAAAGGAAGGGGCATTGGAATCAATGGAATCGTGGTCAGAAGAATGGAGGCAACGAAAGAGCAATAGTGTCAGCCGAAGGTGAGGTTGTTAGCGCTAAACCAATTAACTTCTATGGGTTTTGTTATAACTGTCGTGAAAGGGGACATAAGGCATCAGAATGTACCAAAGATAAG CCTCGTGGTCAGGGTCAACTCTTTGTCGTGCAACCTCGTGAGACAGGGAATACTACTTTGGGAGGTACTTTCTTCATTTTAAGTGAAACTGTTAGTATTTTGTTTGATACCGAAGCtactcattctttcatttctgctaAGTTAGTTGGCATGATAAATCTTTCTGTG AATTTGGCGGATCTTTATGTGTTAGAGATGGTTCCTTACGATGTAATATTAGGAATGGTTTGGTTATCTTCTAATTTTGTGCAATTGGATTGTGCTGAAAGGACAATCACTTTTGCAAAGCCGGGTCAATCTAAGGTAGTGGTGCAGCTTACATCTCGAAATCTGTTTGTAGAAGCTTTCCTTAGTCATATTGAGGGTGAATTAGTAGATAATGAGTTTCTGCAGATTGCGAGTATACCTGTGGTGTctgattttgcagattttttccGACAGGTTCCTGGGTTACCTCCAAGTAGGCAA GTCACGATAAGAAACAAGTATCCTTTGCCTAGGATTAATGATCTATTTGACCAGTTGAAAGGGGTTATATGGTTTTCGAAGATAGATTTACGTTCAGGCTATCATCAGCTTCTTGTTAGGGAGAAAGATATCTCTAAGACTGCATTCCTGACTCGTTACAGTTCTTATGAGTTTCTGGTGATGCCTTTTGGGCTTACGAATGTACCAGCGATTTTTATGGACTTGATGGATCGAGTATTTAGAAATTTTATTGATCGGTTTGTCATTGTTTTTATCGATGATATTCTTGTGTACTTTAAGACTCGGGAACAACACGTGGAATACTTACGCTTTGTGTTGCAGACTTCGATAGAGCATCACCTATTTGCAAAGTTTTCGAAATGTGAATTCTGGCAACAATCAGTTGAGTTTTTGG